A window of Methanolobus chelungpuianus genomic DNA:
ACATCCAAATATTATTGCTTCCGCTTTTAAATTATCAATTAACCTGCTTACTGCAGATATAATCCTTGCTTTCGTTATTTCCGTATCCACTAGTAAATCATCTACTCCTAGGTTTAACTCCACAACACCAGCAAATTTATTTTC
This region includes:
- a CDS encoding aspartate/glutamate racemase family protein, which codes for TSFYIASLLCDNFGIISPGKEVIEIVNKMVHSVKLENKFAGVVELNLGVDDLLVDTEITKARIISAVSRLIDNLKAEAIIFGC